In Cytobacillus oceanisediminis, the following proteins share a genomic window:
- a CDS encoding Type 1 glutamine amidotransferase-like domain-containing protein, translating into MRQIIALGGGGFSMEPENPLLDEYILRQSGKENPKVCYVPTATGDSEVCIKWFYDFFEKQKCQPSHLSLFKPPTRDIEGFILDKDIIYVGGGNTKNLLALWKEWGLDKILRKVWDQGIVLAGISAGSICWFEEGVTDSYGDKLEPLTCLGFLQGSNCPHYDGEAERRPAYHGLLASGKIKPGIAADDGVAIHFIEEEVSRIVSSRPNARAYKVYFDKEVKEIELKTEYLGS; encoded by the coding sequence ATCAGGCAAATTATCGCACTCGGAGGAGGAGGGTTCTCCATGGAGCCGGAGAATCCATTATTAGATGAATACATTTTACGTCAGTCAGGTAAAGAAAATCCTAAAGTCTGTTATGTGCCTACTGCAACAGGAGATTCCGAAGTATGCATTAAATGGTTTTATGACTTCTTTGAAAAACAGAAGTGCCAGCCTTCCCATTTATCTTTATTTAAACCCCCAACAAGAGATATAGAGGGATTTATACTGGATAAAGATATCATTTATGTTGGAGGCGGAAATACGAAGAATTTATTGGCTTTATGGAAAGAATGGGGATTAGATAAGATTTTACGAAAGGTATGGGACCAAGGGATCGTATTAGCCGGCATCAGCGCGGGCTCCATTTGCTGGTTTGAAGAAGGGGTGACGGATTCTTATGGCGATAAACTGGAGCCCTTAACATGCCTGGGCTTTTTACAAGGAAGCAATTGCCCTCATTACGACGGGGAAGCGGAAAGAAGGCCTGCCTATCATGGGCTTTTGGCTTCTGGTAAAATAAAGCCTGGAATTGCAGCGGATGATGGAGTGGCTATCCACTTCATTGAGGAGGAGGTCAGCCGAATCGTAAGCTCAAGACCGAATGCCAGGGCCTATAAGGTCTATTTCGATAAAGAAGTAAAAGAGATTGAACTGAAAACCGAATATTTGGGTTCTTGA
- a CDS encoding DNA alkylation repair protein has protein sequence MDLQTVMQELEALGKERTKKMYISNGAHEPLFGAATGAMKPIAKKIKRNQPLAEELYATGNYDAMYFAGIIADPEAMTAEDFDRWMDAAYFYMLSDYVVAVTLAEADIAQDVADKWIESGEELRMSGGWSCYCWLLGNRPDAEFSEEKLAKMLDKVKDTIHDSPERTKSAMNNFVYTVGVSYLPLHEKAVETAKAIGPVEMKRDKKKSSFLHASENIQKEVDRGKLGFKRKYVRC, from the coding sequence TTGGATTTACAGACGGTTATGCAGGAGCTCGAGGCTCTCGGCAAGGAGCGGACCAAGAAAATGTACATATCAAACGGCGCACACGAGCCGCTTTTTGGCGCTGCAACAGGAGCAATGAAGCCAATCGCTAAAAAAATTAAAAGAAATCAGCCTTTGGCAGAGGAGCTATACGCTACAGGGAACTATGATGCCATGTACTTTGCAGGCATCATTGCAGATCCAGAAGCCATGACAGCAGAGGATTTTGACCGCTGGATGGATGCAGCTTATTTTTATATGCTGTCCGATTATGTGGTGGCCGTTACATTAGCTGAAGCAGATATTGCACAGGACGTTGCCGATAAATGGATCGAAAGCGGGGAAGAGCTGCGGATGTCAGGGGGCTGGAGCTGCTATTGCTGGCTTTTGGGGAATCGTCCGGATGCTGAATTTTCAGAGGAGAAGCTGGCAAAAATGCTTGATAAAGTGAAAGACACCATCCATGATTCTCCGGAGCGTACGAAATCCGCCATGAATAATTTTGTCTATACAGTGGGTGTATCATATTTGCCGCTCCATGAAAAAGCGGTTGAAACAGCAAAAGCCATCGGGCCGGTAGAAATGAAGCGGGACAAGAAAAAAAGCAGTTTCCTGCACGCCTCAGAAAATATCCAGAAGGAAGTAGATAGAGGGAAGCTGGGTTTTAAAAGGAAATATGTAAGATGTTAA
- a CDS encoding PhzF family phenazine biosynthesis protein codes for MRIPIYQIDAFTDEQFKGNPAAVCPLEKWIDNDLMQSIAAENNLAETAFFVKKGKDYELKWFTPKAEIDLCGHATLAAAYVIFTYLDESKMNVKFHTKSGILEVSNDRELLTMTFPAREGEKCEAPEALIRGLGKEPIETYLSRDYLAVFESEQDLLDMELNMEELKKLDAFGVIATAKGNESDFASRFFAPKAGVDEDPVTGSAHCTLVPYWKKVLNKSEFTALQLSERGGKLYCEDLGDKVKLSGEAVAYLEGYIHV; via the coding sequence ATGAGAATACCTATCTATCAAATTGATGCTTTTACAGACGAGCAATTCAAAGGGAATCCAGCGGCGGTATGTCCATTGGAAAAATGGATTGATAATGACCTGATGCAAAGCATTGCTGCCGAAAATAATCTGGCTGAAACAGCCTTTTTTGTGAAGAAGGGAAAGGATTATGAGTTAAAATGGTTCACGCCAAAAGCAGAGATTGATTTATGCGGGCACGCGACATTGGCAGCTGCTTATGTCATTTTTACCTATCTCGATGAAAGCAAGATGAATGTAAAATTCCATACAAAAAGCGGAATTTTAGAAGTATCGAATGACCGTGAACTATTAACAATGACGTTCCCTGCCCGGGAAGGGGAAAAATGTGAAGCTCCGGAGGCACTCATTAGAGGACTGGGCAAGGAGCCAATAGAGACTTATTTATCAAGGGACTATCTGGCCGTCTTTGAATCAGAACAGGATTTACTGGACATGGAATTAAATATGGAAGAACTTAAAAAGCTGGATGCTTTCGGGGTTATCGCCACTGCCAAAGGAAATGAATCTGACTTCGCATCAAGATTTTTTGCTCCAAAGGCAGGTGTTGATGAAGACCCTGTTACCGGATCAGCTCATTGCACATTGGTTCCATACTGGAAAAAGGTGTTAAATAAGAGTGAATTTACGGCACTGCAATTATCAGAAAGGGGCGGAAAGCTTTATTGTGAAGATTTAGGCGATAAGGTGAAACTATCTGGAGAGGCTGTTGCTTATTTGGAAGGATATATTCATGTTTAG
- a CDS encoding bifunctional helix-turn-helix transcriptional regulator/GNAT family N-acetyltransferase produces MISLSIISFKERINAVRHFNRFMTRQIGALREGLLHSPYSLTESRILFEIATNEDPAASSLAQELGLDAGYLSRILARFEEKGLIKKERSAKDARQRILKLTPEGEKAFSKLNERSYNEIAELLGKLSESEQQQLINAMKTVEGLISKNESLKFSGPYFLRQHEPGDMGWVVHKHGLLYSQEYGWDERFEALVSQIAADFINNYNPKRERCWIAEMNGEIVGSIFVVEGSEDTAKLRLLIVDQKARGLGLGSQLVEECINFSKQAGYKKLVLWTNSVLKEARLIYQKKGFQLVKEEKHHSFGHDLVGETWELLL; encoded by the coding sequence GTGATTTCTTTGTCAATTATCTCATTTAAAGAAAGAATCAATGCTGTTCGCCATTTTAATCGTTTTATGACCAGGCAAATCGGAGCTTTGCGGGAGGGGTTACTACATAGTCCCTATTCGCTTACAGAATCCAGAATCCTGTTTGAAATTGCCACTAACGAGGACCCTGCAGCATCAAGTTTAGCTCAAGAGCTGGGTTTAGATGCAGGCTATTTAAGTCGAATATTAGCCCGGTTTGAAGAGAAAGGCCTTATAAAGAAAGAACGTTCTGCTAAAGATGCCAGGCAGCGCATTTTAAAGCTTACACCAGAGGGAGAAAAAGCTTTTTCTAAACTAAATGAACGTTCATACAATGAAATAGCGGAACTTCTCGGAAAATTGTCGGAAAGTGAACAGCAGCAATTAATAAACGCTATGAAAACCGTCGAGGGACTGATCAGCAAGAATGAAAGCCTAAAATTTTCTGGACCATATTTTCTTCGTCAGCATGAACCTGGTGATATGGGGTGGGTTGTACACAAGCATGGTCTTTTGTATTCACAAGAATATGGATGGGATGAGAGATTTGAAGCTCTTGTATCTCAAATTGCAGCAGATTTTATAAATAACTATAATCCTAAGCGGGAACGCTGCTGGATTGCCGAAATGAACGGAGAAATAGTGGGTTCTATTTTTGTTGTTGAAGGAAGTGAGGATACGGCTAAACTTCGTCTATTAATAGTAGACCAAAAGGCGAGAGGATTGGGCCTTGGTTCACAATTGGTTGAAGAATGCATAAACTTTTCCAAACAAGCAGGATATAAGAAACTCGTTCTATGGACAAACAGTGTTCTTAAAGAAGCGCGGCTTATCTATCAGAAAAAGGGATTTCAGCTTGTTAAGGAGGAAAAACATCATAGCTTTGGGCACGATTTAGTTGGAGAAACGTGGGAACTGCTGCTTTAA
- a CDS encoding DIP1984 family protein: MQKLTLAEAVKLKSVLAKRIHELEEEMDRVAFADIEKGSKLPEIPRSLAMVEKEMDEVRKDMRLLDKLVYKANIEHDITFNNESLPIVEAIELATQYRAKARKFKEYGTAAREEFLYTVSENVSMVKMALFDPEQYRLKGLEAERQANRLSNLINNKNYLIELEFDSEKYF; this comes from the coding sequence ATGCAAAAACTTACTCTGGCTGAAGCAGTAAAATTAAAAAGTGTACTGGCTAAACGAATTCACGAGTTAGAAGAAGAAATGGACCGTGTCGCATTTGCTGATATTGAAAAAGGCAGCAAGCTTCCTGAAATACCGCGATCGCTAGCCATGGTGGAAAAAGAGATGGATGAAGTCCGCAAAGACATGAGACTGCTTGATAAGCTTGTATATAAAGCCAATATTGAACATGACATCACATTTAACAATGAATCATTGCCAATCGTAGAAGCAATCGAGCTTGCCACCCAATATCGGGCAAAGGCCCGTAAATTCAAGGAGTATGGCACAGCAGCCAGGGAGGAATTCCTTTATACCGTGTCGGAAAACGTGTCGATGGTGAAAATGGCCCTTTTCGATCCCGAGCAGTACCGATTAAAGGGCCTGGAAGCCGAACGCCAGGCGAATCGTCTGTCCAACTTAATCAATAACAAGAATTATTTGATAGAATTAGAGTTTGACAGCGAAAAGTATTTCTAA
- a CDS encoding ROK family transcriptional regulator, which yields MKTAPKSLKLVILAGIRRSLLDLGSATKVELSDKLGISFPTISKFLSQMEKDGEILSAGLDESSGGRRAKRYTYNPDYMLGLAIFLEKTETNYAIFNCAGEVKEQGTVQSVLTDSGLHLLTSSIEALLMANQAIRSLAIGVPGSVKNGRIFYIPGYEQFQDFDIKGYYENLFSMPVVVENDMNAAVLGYHHYKGIKDHQSLVYLYSGQNGPGAGFMINGDVVRGNTFFAGEVSFVPQYDDRNFREALENETSHKEVLISRDNQVDAISRLVASITAIINPHTFIFCKDEVEETLVEKIAAASSKYIPPEHLPILAISDWKQDYLYGLQSLGLALMLDSSEKYIRK from the coding sequence ATGAAGACTGCTCCAAAATCTTTAAAGCTGGTCATCCTTGCTGGTATACGCAGATCGCTTTTAGACCTAGGAAGTGCAACCAAAGTTGAACTAAGCGATAAATTGGGAATCAGTTTCCCGACGATAAGCAAGTTCCTGTCACAGATGGAGAAGGATGGGGAAATTTTGTCGGCGGGATTGGATGAATCCAGTGGCGGGAGAAGAGCCAAAAGATATACATATAATCCTGACTATATGCTGGGCCTGGCAATTTTCTTAGAGAAGACAGAGACGAATTATGCCATTTTTAATTGTGCGGGAGAAGTGAAGGAACAAGGAACCGTTCAAAGTGTATTGACTGACAGCGGGCTGCATTTATTAACGAGTTCGATTGAAGCCTTATTGATGGCCAATCAGGCAATCCGTTCGCTTGCCATTGGGGTGCCTGGTTCCGTTAAGAATGGGCGGATTTTTTACATACCCGGCTATGAACAGTTTCAAGATTTCGATATTAAAGGATATTATGAGAATCTCTTTTCGATGCCAGTTGTTGTTGAGAACGACATGAATGCTGCTGTTCTTGGATATCACCATTATAAGGGGATAAAAGATCATCAATCCCTTGTTTATTTATATTCCGGTCAAAATGGTCCTGGTGCAGGATTTATGATTAACGGGGATGTTGTGCGGGGAAACACATTTTTTGCCGGGGAAGTCTCATTCGTTCCCCAATATGATGACCGTAACTTCCGCGAAGCCCTGGAAAATGAAACCAGTCATAAAGAGGTACTGATATCCAGAGATAATCAGGTTGATGCAATCAGCAGATTAGTAGCCTCGATTACGGCTATCATTAATCCTCATACGTTCATTTTCTGCAAAGATGAAGTGGAAGAGACCCTAGTAGAAAAAATTGCAGCAGCAAGCTCAAAATATATCCCGCCAGAACACCTCCCCATTCTTGCAATAAGTGATTGGAAACAAGACTATTTATACGGATTGCAGAGTCTGGGGCTGGCGCTTATGCTTGATTCGTCCGAAAAATATATCAGAAAATAG
- a CDS encoding MFS transporter, producing the protein MATILLVIIYLAFISLGLPDSLLGAAWPVMQADFGAPLETAGLLFMTIAGGTIISSLVSGRILKRFGTGKVSSFSTLMTAGALLGFYFAPSVIWLFLFAIPLGLGAGAIDAGLNDYVAVHYKAHHMSWLHSFWGVGATIGPIIMAQYIAGGTSWSNGYFSIAGIQFVLAIILLLTLPLWNKGKKYNKALSEEAEKSEERLDHAENVKPLQIKGVKSALISFLFYCSAEATMGLWGSSFLVSVKNLPAAAAAQWVSLYFAGITIGRFITGFITFKMNNRSLIRMGQIIALAGAILLVLPLPSAFTLAGFILVGLGLAPIFPCMLHETPARFGKKHSQTIMGYQMAVAYTGSTFMPPVLGFIASHSTIGIFPFCIVLLAAAMFLSSEKLNRLLNMKEIKSSTDVTFNTPK; encoded by the coding sequence ATGGCAACAATCCTTTTGGTGATCATATATTTAGCTTTTATAAGCCTGGGTCTGCCGGATTCATTGTTAGGGGCAGCCTGGCCTGTCATGCAAGCAGACTTTGGCGCCCCGCTTGAGACTGCTGGATTGCTTTTTATGACTATAGCTGGCGGCACAATCATCTCGAGCTTAGTTAGCGGAAGAATCCTTAAACGGTTTGGAACTGGGAAGGTTTCATCTTTCAGTACGTTAATGACTGCAGGTGCGTTACTTGGGTTTTATTTTGCTCCATCTGTTATTTGGCTATTTTTATTTGCCATACCACTTGGGTTGGGAGCAGGAGCTATTGATGCCGGATTAAACGATTATGTTGCTGTACACTACAAAGCACATCATATGAGCTGGCTGCACAGTTTCTGGGGAGTCGGAGCCACTATTGGCCCTATCATCATGGCCCAGTATATTGCAGGGGGAACCTCCTGGAGCAATGGGTATTTTTCCATTGCAGGAATACAATTTGTGCTGGCAATTATCCTTTTGCTGACTTTGCCTTTATGGAATAAAGGAAAGAAATATAATAAAGCTTTAAGTGAAGAGGCGGAAAAATCAGAAGAAAGATTGGATCATGCTGAAAATGTAAAGCCACTCCAAATCAAAGGAGTTAAATCAGCATTAATTTCCTTCTTGTTTTATTGCAGTGCTGAAGCCACTATGGGACTTTGGGGAAGCAGTTTTCTGGTAAGCGTGAAGAATCTGCCGGCAGCGGCTGCTGCCCAATGGGTTTCCTTGTATTTCGCTGGCATTACAATCGGCAGATTTATTACAGGTTTCATTACTTTTAAAATGAATAATCGCAGCCTTATTCGGATGGGCCAAATTATTGCACTTGCTGGTGCCATCCTTCTTGTCCTGCCATTGCCATCTGCTTTCACGCTTGCCGGCTTTATTTTGGTTGGATTAGGATTGGCACCGATCTTTCCGTGTATGCTGCACGAAACGCCAGCGCGTTTTGGGAAGAAGCATTCCCAGACCATCATGGGCTATCAAATGGCTGTTGCATATACAGGCAGTACCTTTATGCCGCCAGTTTTAGGCTTCATTGCCTCTCACTCAACAATTGGAATCTTCCCGTTTTGTATTGTTCTTCTTGCTGCAGCAATGTTCTTAAGTTCTGAAAAACTGAACCGCTTGCTGAATATGAAAGAGATTAAAAGTTCAACAGATGTTACCTTTAACACACCTAAATGA
- a CDS encoding sugar O-acetyltransferase encodes MSTEKEKMLSGEMYDPADPVLLKEREEARRMVRIYNQTLETEGEKRTKLLKELLGSTGKNVYMEPNIRFDYGYNTHVGENFFANFDCTILDVCEVRFGDNCMLAPGVQIYTATHPLHPAERNSGREYAKPITFGNNVWIGGSAIINPGVTIGDNVVIASGAVVTKDVPDNVVVGGNPAKVIKQIEL; translated from the coding sequence ATGAGTACAGAAAAAGAAAAAATGCTGTCTGGAGAAATGTATGATCCTGCCGATCCGGTATTATTAAAGGAACGCGAAGAAGCAAGGCGAATGGTCAGAATTTATAATCAAACTCTGGAGACTGAAGGAGAAAAAAGGACAAAATTATTAAAGGAACTCCTCGGTTCAACTGGGAAAAACGTATATATGGAGCCAAATATCAGATTTGATTATGGCTATAATACGCATGTAGGTGAAAACTTTTTTGCGAACTTCGATTGCACGATCTTAGATGTCTGTGAAGTTCGTTTTGGAGATAATTGCATGCTTGCACCCGGAGTACAAATTTATACGGCAACACACCCGCTTCATCCTGCTGAACGCAATTCAGGCAGAGAATACGCAAAGCCGATCACGTTTGGAAACAATGTATGGATTGGCGGAAGTGCCATAATCAATCCAGGTGTAACAATTGGGGACAATGTTGTGATCGCATCAGGTGCAGTCGTTACCAAAGATGTGCCAGATAATGTAGTAGTTGGCGGAAATCCAGCGAAAGTAATTAAACAAATTGAGCTTTAA
- a CDS encoding LysR family transcriptional regulator produces MEIRHLITFQSIAEIGSYTGAAAKLGYTQSTLTAHIQALEQEIGGEIFTYINRKLQLTPLGRDLIPLAEDLLSTHEQIKKMRSSREVNGVLKVAAPESLTISRLGPIIREFSLKYPHVKLVLINGTCGQNQSDLMSGRVDAAFMVYPEINPEKCIHYPLFREEIVLVSGNDGPDHFDEYKKSQASPFYITNEEGCSYRSMFERYLLKHGIQHFQTMELWSIEAIKKMVMSGLGFCALPYITVKEDVENGKLKLLTHSEEFEPIYSHMLIKKKKWLSPAVEAFTELVLKSPDGMDKEIFEQNKK; encoded by the coding sequence ATGGAAATCAGACATCTAATAACGTTTCAGTCCATTGCAGAAATAGGCAGTTATACAGGCGCTGCTGCGAAGCTAGGGTATACCCAATCCACCCTAACCGCCCACATACAGGCACTTGAACAGGAGATTGGCGGAGAGATTTTTACTTATATCAATAGAAAACTGCAGCTTACTCCTTTAGGCAGGGATTTAATTCCTTTAGCGGAGGACCTTCTTTCTACTCATGAACAGATTAAAAAAATGCGAAGCAGCCGTGAAGTGAACGGAGTATTGAAAGTGGCTGCACCAGAGTCTTTAACCATCTCAAGGCTAGGACCCATCATAAGGGAGTTCTCATTAAAATATCCTCATGTCAAATTAGTCTTAATCAATGGTACATGCGGACAAAACCAAAGTGATTTAATGAGCGGACGGGTAGATGCAGCATTCATGGTTTATCCCGAAATAAATCCTGAAAAATGCATTCACTATCCCTTGTTCCGAGAGGAAATTGTCCTTGTGAGCGGGAATGATGGACCTGACCATTTTGATGAATATAAAAAAAGTCAGGCCAGCCCCTTTTATATCACAAATGAAGAAGGCTGCAGCTATCGGTCAATGTTTGAAAGATATCTTTTAAAGCATGGCATCCAGCACTTTCAGACAATGGAACTATGGAGCATAGAAGCAATCAAGAAGATGGTCATGAGCGGACTTGGTTTTTGCGCTTTGCCTTACATCACTGTTAAAGAAGATGTAGAGAACGGAAAGTTAAAACTATTAACACATTCGGAGGAGTTCGAACCCATTTATTCTCATATGCTGATCAAAAAGAAAAAGTGGCTATCTCCAGCTGTAGAGGCTTTTACAGAGCTTGTTTTAAAATCGCCGGATGGAATGGACAAAGAAATATTTGAACAAAACAAAAAATAG
- a CDS encoding LysE family transporter has product MSILAFLSYVIITSITPGPSNILIMNEARRFGFAGSWRFTAGILAGFAVLGILSGVFTAGLYTLIPVIEPYLKMAGAIYLLCLAWQVGLSKRSGEKVSDMKSSFLSGFIFQIINVKSILFFLTVMSAFILPFYHSSQSIVFYLTLAIILGWSALLLWSGFGSIFKRIFTHYDKLFRLVMCLLLVYSAVTIFL; this is encoded by the coding sequence ATGAGTATACTAGCGTTTCTATCTTATGTAATCATTACATCCATTACGCCTGGTCCAAGCAATATCTTAATCATGAATGAAGCGAGGAGATTTGGCTTCGCAGGATCGTGGAGGTTCACGGCGGGTATCCTGGCAGGGTTTGCTGTACTTGGGATCTTGAGCGGTGTATTCACAGCAGGTCTATATACTTTAATTCCAGTAATAGAGCCTTATTTAAAAATGGCTGGTGCTATTTATCTGCTCTGCTTAGCCTGGCAGGTAGGTCTGTCCAAACGATCCGGGGAGAAAGTAAGTGACATGAAATCTTCCTTTTTATCAGGTTTTATCTTTCAAATCATAAATGTAAAAAGCATTTTGTTCTTTTTAACTGTCATGAGTGCTTTTATACTTCCTTTTTATCATTCATCCCAGTCCATTGTTTTTTATTTAACGTTAGCCATTATTCTAGGGTGGTCAGCATTGCTTCTGTGGTCAGGGTTTGGCTCGATTTTTAAAAGAATTTTCACCCATTATGACAAGTTATTTCGGCTGGTGATGTGTTTGCTGCTGGTTTATTCTGCGGTTACTATTTTTCTGTGA
- a CDS encoding YkvI family membrane protein → MKDILKIGSAFIGVIVGAGFASGQEVLQYFTSFGIMGIFAAIVATALFAYVGMILVWLGSSMKTSSHKHVIYKISGRYLGLIIDYILIFTLFGVGVVMIAGAGSNLNQQFGLPIIIGTSVMTILVLLTGMLKVDRVVAIIGGITPVLILFVIITSIYSFINADGSFLALNGVAKETPTTLPNWFISAINYVSFNTAVGASMAIVMGGAENKRKTAALGGLVGGFGLGVLILLSHLAIFSKIESVGSMDMPMLAIVNNISPALGTIMSVVLFAMIFNTAISMFFSFVARFSKVDSAHFKRLFAGTMIVAFAASFIGFTDLVSYFYPLIGYLGLVLIAVLFYAPLRMKRIEKEGYGDGEEYPKKIVNS, encoded by the coding sequence ATGAAAGACATTTTAAAAATTGGAAGCGCTTTTATTGGTGTAATTGTGGGTGCTGGATTTGCATCGGGGCAGGAAGTTCTTCAGTATTTTACCAGTTTTGGCATTATGGGTATTTTTGCTGCTATTGTTGCAACCGCTTTATTTGCTTATGTCGGCATGATATTGGTGTGGTTAGGGAGCAGCATGAAAACTTCCTCACATAAGCATGTGATTTATAAGATAAGTGGCCGATATCTAGGGTTAATTATAGATTATATCCTTATTTTTACTTTGTTTGGTGTAGGTGTAGTCATGATAGCAGGTGCAGGGTCAAACTTAAATCAACAATTTGGATTGCCTATCATAATTGGAACAAGTGTTATGACGATTCTTGTTCTATTAACGGGAATGTTAAAGGTTGACCGTGTTGTTGCTATCATCGGTGGAATTACCCCAGTTCTAATCCTTTTTGTCATCATCACATCTATCTATAGTTTTATAAATGCTGATGGATCATTCCTCGCTTTGAATGGTGTGGCCAAGGAGACTCCGACAACTCTGCCAAACTGGTTTATTTCTGCCATCAATTATGTGTCCTTTAACACGGCAGTAGGTGCCTCAATGGCAATCGTGATGGGTGGAGCTGAAAATAAACGTAAAACTGCCGCGTTAGGTGGATTAGTTGGAGGTTTTGGTCTCGGTGTTCTCATTCTGCTTAGCCATCTGGCTATTTTCTCTAAGATTGAAAGTGTTGGCAGTATGGATATGCCAATGCTAGCCATTGTTAATAATATTTCACCTGCATTGGGTACGATCATGTCGGTTGTTCTCTTTGCAATGATCTTCAATACAGCTATAAGCATGTTTTTCTCTTTTGTGGCCCGGTTTTCCAAGGTTGATTCCGCACATTTTAAAAGGTTATTCGCGGGAACCATGATTGTAGCATTTGCAGCAAGCTTCATAGGTTTTACTGATCTTGTTAGCTACTTCTACCCGCTAATTGGTTATCTTGGATTGGTCCTAATTGCTGTATTATTTTACGCTCCACTTAGAATGAAAAGGATTGAAAAAGAAGGATACGGAGATGGCGAAGAATATCCTAAAAAAATAGTGAACAGCTAG
- a CDS encoding amidohydrolase — protein sequence MIEELMKMLEEREEEMLKIRRYLHQNPELSFKEEKTAAYIADFYRGKDVDLITNAGNGYGIVVTIEGGNLGKTVALRADFDALPIKEELDVPFKSKKEGIMHACGHDAHTAYLMVLADCLIQLKDKIHGTVKIIHQHAEEEPPGGAKSIVEEGFLADVHAIFGIHVLPIAPAGTVGYHSGYSFNGRAYFKLRVQASGGHGSSPHKANDAIVAGAYFVTAIQTVVSRRVDPFHAGVVTIGSFDGKGSFNVIKDHIEIEGDVRYSNDETKDVMNREIHRIVNGLEELFGVSCELTYEPDYPPLYNDPELTRFVADTLSAAGDKDIIEIKEFPKMAPSDDFAYYLEKVPGCYFYIGCTPKGTEEPYFNHHPKFDIDEGSMLVAAKSVGYVVCHYFNKKENKSSR from the coding sequence ATGATTGAAGAATTAATGAAAATGCTTGAAGAACGAGAAGAAGAGATGCTTAAGATACGCCGTTATTTACATCAGAATCCTGAGCTTTCATTTAAAGAGGAAAAAACGGCAGCCTATATCGCTGATTTTTACAGAGGGAAAGATGTTGATCTTATAACGAATGCAGGGAATGGATATGGCATTGTTGTCACTATTGAAGGTGGTAACCTGGGAAAAACCGTGGCACTTCGGGCTGATTTTGATGCGCTTCCTATTAAAGAAGAACTGGATGTTCCGTTTAAGTCAAAAAAGGAAGGTATCATGCATGCTTGCGGCCATGATGCACATACAGCATACCTTATGGTTTTGGCTGACTGTTTAATCCAATTAAAAGATAAGATCCATGGCACCGTGAAAATAATCCATCAGCATGCGGAAGAAGAGCCTCCAGGCGGAGCAAAAAGCATTGTTGAGGAAGGATTTCTCGCTGATGTCCATGCAATTTTTGGCATACATGTTTTGCCGATCGCCCCTGCTGGAACTGTTGGCTATCACAGCGGATATTCCTTTAATGGCCGCGCTTATTTTAAACTTAGAGTGCAGGCAAGCGGCGGACACGGTTCCTCTCCGCATAAGGCCAACGATGCTATTGTGGCAGGCGCTTATTTTGTAACAGCTATCCAAACAGTTGTGAGCCGCAGAGTGGATCCGTTTCATGCCGGTGTAGTGACAATTGGTTCATTTGATGGTAAAGGGAGTTTTAATGTGATCAAGGATCATATCGAAATTGAGGGGGATGTACGCTATTCCAATGATGAAACAAAGGATGTGATGAATAGAGAAATTCACCGCATTGTAAATGGTCTTGAGGAGTTATTTGGTGTAAGCTGTGAGCTAACGTATGAACCCGACTATCCGCCGCTGTATAATGATCCTGAATTGACAAGGTTTGTCGCGGATACGCTTTCAGCAGCCGGGGATAAAGACATTATCGAGATAAAGGAATTTCCTAAAATGGCACCATCGGACGATTTTGCGTATTATTTGGAGAAGGTCCCTGGCTGTTATTTTTATATTGGGTGCACGCCAAAGGGAACAGAAGAACCATACTTCAATCACCACCCTAAATTTGATATCGATGAGGGTTCGATGCTTGTTGCCGCAAAATCAGTGGGATATGTTGTTTGCCATTATTTTAATAAAAAAGAAAACAAAAGCTCACGCTGA